One Anastrepha obliqua isolate idAnaObli1 chromosome 6, idAnaObli1_1.0, whole genome shotgun sequence DNA window includes the following coding sequences:
- the LOC129250471 gene encoding putative nuclease HARBI1: MFFMAAYVLNEREQDYQSRIDRRRLRDHSNPLSAPDSTFVSHYRLNKYAFLEVLNEVKSFVKETSIPILLKLAASLRFFAEGSYQRSVGKDTDIAMGRSTVSKILSEMINALENVLCPKWIKLKMSEEDSRKSKLHFVEKFGIPGVIGCIDGTHVALIKPFENEHLFFNRKGFFSINAMIICDFDMIIRAVDATRPGASHDAFVFSMSSAKHYYLSQYEAGDRGTWLLGDSGFGIEPFLLTPYRNPGPRSAEHRFNQQHAKARNIVERVIGVLKSRFRCLKTTLPYTPQKVVKIINDCCALHNICRSNQIDDIETETVLENNPIDEEIAENEENSSLYSVGRNIRDSIARNLIL; encoded by the exons atgttttttatggcagcttatgtgttaAACGAACGGGAGCAAGATTACCAAAGTAGAATAGATAGGCGGCGTTTAAGAGACCATTCGAATCCTCTCAGTGCACCGGATTCTAC ATTTGTTTCCCACTATCGCCTAAACAAGTACGCTTTTTTAGAAGTGCTGAATGAAGTAAAATCTTTCGTCAAGGAAACGTCCATACCTATTTTATTAAAGCTGGCAGCAAGTCTTAGGTTTTTCGCAGAAGGTTCCTATCAACGTTCCGTCGGAAAGGATACAGATATTGCTATGGGTAGAAGCACAGTCTCAAAAATATTATCCGAAATGATCAAtgctttggaaaatgttctgtgTCCTAAGTGGATTAAGCTGAAAATGTCTGAAGAGGATTCTAGAAAATCAAAACttcattttgtagaaaaattcggTATTCCAGGAGTAATAGGGTGTATTGATGGAACACATGTGGCTCTgattaaaccttttgagaacgagcatctattttttaaccgaaaaggattttttagcataaacgcaatgatt ATTTGTGATTTTGATATGATAATAAGAGCAGTTGATGCAACTCGGCCTGGTGCAAGCCATGACGCTTTCGTATTTAGTATGAGCAGTGCAAAACACTATTACCTATCGCAGTATGAAGCTGGTGACCGAGGGACTTGGCTACTGGGAGATTCTGGTTTTGGTATAGAGCCATTTCTACTGACTCCATATAGAAACCCAGGCCCAAGATCGGCAGAACACAGATTTAACCAGCAACATGCAAAAGCACGTAACATCGTTGAGCGTGTTATAGGAGTATTAAAAAGTCGGTTTCGTTGTTTGAAAACTACCCTGCCATATACGCCGCAAAAGGTAGTGAAGATAATAAATGATTGTTGCGCACTACATAACATATGTAGGAGTAATCAAATAGATGACATTGAAACAGAAACCGTATTAGAAAACAATCCAATTGATgaggaaattgctgaaaatgagGAAAACAGTAGTTTATATAGTGTTGGCAGAAATATAAGAGACTCTATtgctagaaatttaatattatga